In Finegoldia magna ATCC 53516, a genomic segment contains:
- the purH gene encoding bifunctional phosphoribosylaminoimidazolecarboxamide formyltransferase/IMP cyclohydrolase, whose product MRALISLTDKTNVAKLAKSLQELGYEIISTGGTYKEIEKSGVNVIDISKVTNFPEILQGRVKTLSPYVHGGILYKRDNEEHKKTVEELNIQPIDIVVVNLYDFQNALKTGDHDNIVENIDIGGPTLIRSAAKNYKDVLVVTDPSDYDELIDRLKNDNVDIAYREKLAMKAFSLTAYYDSVISRYFQEQVGERSDYRTFGFKKEEELRYGENSHQSANLYIDPFVNGKLTDCEVIHGKAMSFNNYNDLNVAVELADELGENSCVALKHQSPCGVAIADSVSEAYHKAYLADSTSIFGGIIAINGVVDEKCAEEMSQIFLEIIAAKDFDEKALEILTKKKNIRLVKIKFDNNSVKEDIKYLNGKVLIQDKDFGVDEYNIVTNEKPSVEDKKDLEFAMKVVKFTKSNAIVLAKDSHTLGIGGGQTSRIWALENIANNHPDVDFTGCVLASDAFFPFSDCVEFAHKLGVKAIIQPGGSIKDQDSIDKCNEYGISMVFTKNRHFKH is encoded by the coding sequence ATGCGTGCATTAATTTCACTTACGGATAAGACAAATGTAGCTAAATTAGCAAAAAGTTTACAAGAATTGGGATATGAAATCATATCTACAGGTGGTACTTACAAGGAAATCGAAAAATCTGGAGTAAATGTAATAGACATCTCTAAGGTTACAAATTTTCCTGAAATTTTGCAAGGCAGAGTGAAGACTTTGTCACCATACGTTCACGGTGGAATTTTGTACAAGAGAGATAACGAAGAACACAAGAAAACTGTAGAAGAATTGAACATTCAACCAATCGACATTGTTGTGGTTAATTTGTACGATTTCCAAAACGCTTTAAAAACAGGTGACCACGACAACATCGTTGAAAACATCGATATCGGTGGACCAACTTTGATAAGAAGTGCCGCAAAAAATTATAAGGACGTTTTAGTTGTAACAGATCCTTCTGATTATGACGAACTTATCGACAGATTGAAAAATGACAACGTGGACATAGCTTACAGAGAAAAACTAGCGATGAAGGCTTTTAGTTTGACAGCTTACTACGATTCTGTGATTTCAAGATATTTCCAAGAACAAGTTGGAGAACGTAGTGACTACAGAACTTTTGGTTTCAAAAAAGAAGAAGAACTTAGATATGGTGAAAACTCACATCAAAGTGCCAATCTTTACATAGACCCATTTGTAAACGGCAAATTGACAGATTGCGAAGTTATTCATGGCAAAGCAATGAGCTTCAACAATTACAACGATTTGAATGTTGCAGTGGAATTAGCTGACGAATTGGGAGAAAATTCTTGTGTTGCATTGAAGCACCAATCACCATGCGGCGTTGCCATTGCAGACAGCGTTTCAGAAGCTTACCACAAGGCTTACTTGGCAGATTCAACTTCGATCTTCGGTGGAATTATCGCCATCAATGGAGTTGTAGACGAAAAATGTGCCGAAGAAATGAGCCAAATTTTCTTGGAAATTATAGCTGCGAAAGATTTCGACGAAAAAGCGCTTGAAATATTGACTAAAAAGAAAAACATCAGACTTGTTAAGATAAAATTCGACAACAATTCAGTAAAAGAAGACATTAAGTATTTGAATGGAAAAGTTTTAATCCAAGACAAAGACTTCGGTGTTGACGAATACAACATCGTTACTAATGAAAAACCAAGTGTTGAAGACAAAAAAGATTTGGAATTTGCTATGAAGGTGGTTAAATTCACAAAATCAAATGCAATTGTACTAGCAAAAGATTCTCACACTTTGGGAATTGGTGGAGGACAAACATCTAGGATTTGGGCGTTGGAAAACATAGCCAACAATCACCCGGACGTTGATTTTACTGGATGCGTATTGGCATCAGATGCTTTCTTCCCATTTTCTGATTGCGTAGAATTTGCACACAAATTAGGAGTAAAAGCTATTATTCAACCAGGTGGAAGTATCAAAGATCAAGATTCAATTGACAAATGCAATGAGTACGGAATTAGCATGGTGTTCACAAAAAATAGACATTTCAAACATTAA
- a CDS encoding phosphoribosylglycinamide formyltransferase, with the protein MNIAVFISGTGTNLKALLDAKKDNYFKSDIVVVVSNKNAAGLSFAREFNVDTLISKDDEEIINCLKSKNVELIVLAGFLPKISKRIINEFTIVNIHPSLLPKYGGKGCYGIHVHEKVFANKEKTSGATVHFVNEKLDDGDILLQRSVDISDCKSEDEIAKKVLKIEHGILKDAIKKLEDSSCVH; encoded by the coding sequence ATGAATATTGCAGTTTTTATTTCAGGTACTGGTACCAATTTGAAAGCTCTGTTGGATGCAAAAAAAGACAATTATTTCAAAAGCGATATTGTTGTTGTGGTTAGTAACAAAAACGCAGCTGGTCTTAGTTTTGCGAGAGAGTTCAACGTGGATACTTTGATTTCAAAAGATGACGAAGAAATCATCAATTGTTTAAAATCAAAAAACGTAGAGTTGATCGTATTGGCAGGTTTCTTGCCTAAAATTTCAAAGAGAATTATAAATGAGTTTACAATTGTAAATATCCATCCATCATTGCTTCCAAAATACGGTGGTAAGGGATGTTATGGAATCCATGTTCACGAAAAAGTTTTTGCTAATAAGGAAAAAACTAGCGGTGCAACTGTGCATTTCGTGAATGAAAAATTAGACGATGGAGATATTTTGCTTCAAAGGTCTGTGGATATTTCTGATTGTAAATCGGAAGATGAGATAGCAAAGAAAGTTTTGAAAATAGAACATGGCATTTTGAAAGATGCTATAAAAAAATTGGAGGATAGTTCATGCGTGCATTAA
- the purF gene encoding amidophosphoribosyltransferase translates to MCGVIGIYSKSEVNKKLFFGLNSLQHRGQESCGITVSNGENLHREKGMGLVIDVFKEENLNNLVGNVGIGHVRYSTAGGSHDYNTQPLMAFAKGIEMSLAHNGNLINHQILRTRLEEDGVMFQTAIDSEVILYLIARYYKGDIVEAIKKTMKLIKGAYAVVLCLKDKLVAFRDPLGIRPLVMGKNDEDVVFASENAAVEIVGATEIRDVKPGEIIVVDKEGANSSMYTTDEAPRHCFFEYVYFAREDATLDGTNAYNFRRRCGEYLSQESPCDVDLVVPVPDSGIPSAIGYAQKTGIPYAQGLVKNRYMGRTFIKPTQKEREMAVKLKLNPLRHVLKGKRIVLIDDSIVRGTTSANLIQRIREAGATEVHMRITSPPVKFPCYYGIDTPSRKHLIAANMDIEAIREKIGADSLAFISMEGMVKSSSDKIDKFCKACFDGDYPVDPIVI, encoded by the coding sequence ATGTGTGGAGTTATAGGGATATATTCTAAGTCCGAAGTTAATAAGAAATTATTTTTCGGACTTAACTCCTTACAACACAGAGGACAAGAATCCTGTGGTATCACCGTTAGCAACGGTGAAAACCTACATAGAGAAAAAGGCATGGGACTTGTTATCGATGTGTTTAAGGAAGAAAATTTGAATAATTTAGTTGGTAATGTAGGAATTGGACATGTAAGATATTCGACAGCTGGTGGTTCTCACGATTACAATACTCAACCATTGATGGCTTTTGCAAAGGGAATTGAAATGAGCTTGGCGCACAATGGAAATCTTATAAATCACCAAATTTTAAGAACAAGACTTGAAGAAGACGGCGTGATGTTCCAAACAGCGATTGACAGTGAAGTTATTTTGTATTTGATTGCTAGATATTACAAAGGTGACATCGTCGAAGCTATCAAAAAAACAATGAAACTTATCAAAGGAGCTTACGCAGTTGTGTTGTGCTTGAAAGATAAGCTTGTAGCATTTCGTGATCCTTTGGGAATTAGACCTCTTGTTATGGGAAAAAATGACGAAGATGTTGTATTTGCATCTGAAAATGCAGCGGTGGAAATCGTCGGAGCAACTGAAATCAGAGATGTTAAACCAGGAGAAATAATTGTCGTAGACAAAGAAGGAGCAAATTCTTCGATGTATACAACAGATGAAGCACCACGTCATTGTTTTTTTGAATATGTGTACTTCGCAAGAGAAGATGCCACTTTAGATGGAACAAACGCATACAATTTTAGAAGAAGATGCGGAGAATATTTGTCACAAGAATCTCCATGTGATGTTGATTTGGTAGTTCCAGTTCCAGATTCTGGAATTCCTTCAGCTATAGGTTACGCACAAAAAACAGGAATTCCTTACGCACAAGGTTTGGTTAAAAACAGATACATGGGAAGAACATTCATCAAACCAACTCAAAAAGAAAGAGAAATGGCTGTTAAGTTGAAACTAAATCCACTAAGACATGTATTAAAAGGAAAGAGAATTGTTTTAATAGATGATTCTATCGTAAGAGGAACTACAAGCGCTAATTTGATTCAAAGAATCAGAGAAGCTGGTGCGACAGAAGTTCACATGAGAATCACATCGCCACCTGTAAAATTTCCTTGCTATTACGGAATTGATACTCCTTCCAGAAAGCATTTGATTGCAGCGAACATGGATATCGAAGCTATCCGTGAAAAAATCGGTGCAGATAGCTTAGCGTTTATTTCAATGGAAGGAATGGTAAAATCTAGCAGCGACAAAATCGACAAATTCTGTAAGGCTTGTTTTGATGGAGATTATCCAGTAGATCCGATAGTTATATAG
- the purC gene encoding phosphoribosylaminoimidazolesuccinocarboxamide synthase, whose product MEKLYEGKAKEVYSTEKADEYIIRYKDDATAGNGEKKATIAGKGELNLAITTMIFEMLEKNGIKTHYIETINNTDMRVKKVTIMPLEVIVRNITAGSFAKRYGVEEGKVLNQPTFELSYKDDDLGDPLMCEDHAIALGVITKEEYDYLREETLKINELLKEFFLKINLKLVDFKIEFGKTDDGQILLADEISPDTCRLWDKDTNKKLDKDIFRRDLGDLTEGYKEVLNRMRG is encoded by the coding sequence ATGGAAAAATTATATGAAGGTAAAGCAAAGGAAGTTTATTCAACAGAAAAGGCTGATGAATATATCATCAGATACAAGGATGATGCAACAGCTGGTAATGGTGAAAAGAAAGCTACAATTGCTGGTAAGGGTGAACTAAACTTGGCAATCACTACAATGATTTTTGAAATGCTTGAAAAAAACGGCATCAAAACTCACTACATTGAAACAATCAACAATACTGATATGAGAGTTAAAAAAGTTACTATCATGCCACTTGAAGTTATCGTTAGAAACATCACTGCAGGTTCTTTTGCAAAAAGATACGGCGTTGAAGAAGGAAAAGTTTTAAATCAACCAACTTTCGAATTATCTTACAAAGATGATGATTTGGGAGATCCATTGATGTGCGAAGACCACGCAATTGCTCTTGGAGTTATCACAAAAGAAGAATATGACTATTTAAGAGAAGAAACTTTGAAAATCAACGAATTACTTAAAGAATTTTTCTTGAAAATCAACTTAAAATTAGTTGACTTCAAAATCGAATTTGGTAAGACTGACGATGGACAAATTTTATTAGCTGACGAAATCAGCCCAGATACTTGCAGATTGTGGGACAAAGACACTAACAAAAAATTAGACAAAGATATTTTCAGAAGAGATTTGGGAGATTTGACTGAAGGCTACAAAGAAGTTCTAAATAGAATGAGAGGCTAG
- the proC gene encoding pyrroline-5-carboxylate reductase — MNKLCFIGAGNMGSAMISGVVNANIIDANKICVSNKSAGKLIDLNQKLKVNTTTDNKKASENSDVVILAVKPHIIPLVLEEIKDNINKETIVISVAAGVTISDIEKILGKDHKIFRVMPNTPCLVGEGMSAICPNENINDDDLKIVTDIFNSFGKSEVIDESLMDCVIGVSGSSPAYVFMFMEAMADAAVETGMKRDMAYKFVAQSVLGASKMLMETHKHPGELKDMVCSPAGTTIKAVEVLEKYGLRNAVIQGQLACVEKSREMSEK; from the coding sequence ATGAACAAATTATGTTTTATAGGAGCTGGGAACATGGGATCTGCCATGATTTCAGGAGTTGTGAATGCAAATATAATAGATGCGAATAAAATTTGCGTGTCAAATAAATCTGCGGGAAAATTAATAGATTTAAACCAAAAACTAAAAGTTAACACTACAACTGACAACAAAAAAGCGTCTGAAAATTCCGACGTTGTGATACTGGCTGTAAAACCACACATTATCCCTTTGGTTTTGGAAGAAATCAAGGATAATATTAATAAGGAAACTATTGTGATTTCAGTTGCAGCAGGGGTTACTATTTCAGATATTGAAAAAATTCTGGGAAAAGACCACAAGATTTTTCGTGTGATGCCGAACACGCCTTGTCTTGTCGGTGAAGGAATGTCTGCGATTTGTCCGAATGAAAATATAAATGATGATGATTTGAAAATCGTGACAGATATTTTTAATTCGTTTGGCAAAAGCGAAGTGATAGATGAAAGTTTGATGGACTGTGTGATTGGAGTTAGCGGATCTTCTCCTGCGTATGTGTTTATGTTCATGGAAGCGATGGCTGATGCGGCGGTTGAAACTGGAATGAAACGCGACATGGCTTACAAATTCGTCGCACAATCTGTTCTTGGCGCATCGAAAATGCTTATGGAAACTCACAAACATCCAGGAGAATTGAAAGATATGGTGTGTTCACCAGCTGGAACTACCATAAAGGCTGTGGAAGTTTTAGAAAAATACGGGCTAAGAAATGCAGTTATTCAAGGACAGCTTGCCTGTGTGGAAAAATCACGCGAAATGAGCGAGAAATAA
- a CDS encoding potassium channel family protein — MEEKRKLKFILYAFALLLIVGVIGYMFLLKVDFIDALYMTVITISTVGFGEVGTTSNWSEVFSIIMIFVGVGIVGYAFTTVVAMFVEGKVKDFWKGSKMEKKIASLDDHYIICGSGELAEVIINNFIDQNLNFVVITDKREDLDVYSHHDILVVEGMSTEEAVLEHAGIERAKGLVSTLDSEVDNIVTVLTARNLNKNIYIIANAITKSGSEKLMKVGANKTLSAVEISGKRMASLMTKPNIISFLDVVTRIGDVELDLEEVVVKSGSYLENKNLIEAQIPNKTGLIVLAIKTIEDNKMIFNPPVNYTFQIGDVLIVLGREDQVDKLKHLGDETK; from the coding sequence ATGGAAGAAAAAAGGAAGCTTAAATTTATTTTATATGCATTTGCACTTTTATTAATCGTGGGCGTTATTGGCTATATGTTTTTGCTAAAAGTCGACTTCATAGATGCACTATACATGACGGTTATAACCATTTCGACTGTTGGCTTCGGTGAGGTAGGCACTACTAGTAATTGGTCAGAGGTTTTCTCTATAATTATGATATTTGTGGGTGTCGGCATCGTCGGATACGCATTTACTACGGTTGTTGCTATGTTTGTAGAAGGAAAAGTTAAAGATTTTTGGAAGGGAAGTAAAATGGAAAAGAAAATAGCCTCACTTGACGATCACTACATTATTTGCGGTTCTGGTGAATTGGCAGAAGTAATAATAAATAATTTTATCGATCAAAATTTGAATTTTGTTGTCATTACGGACAAACGTGAAGATCTTGATGTTTACAGTCACCACGATATTTTAGTTGTTGAAGGCATGTCAACTGAAGAAGCAGTATTGGAACACGCAGGAATCGAAAGAGCAAAGGGTCTTGTATCGACGTTGGATTCTGAAGTAGACAATATCGTTACTGTGCTAACTGCAAGAAATCTCAACAAAAACATCTACATAATAGCCAATGCTATTACTAAATCGGGAAGCGAAAAGTTGATGAAAGTAGGTGCGAACAAGACATTGTCTGCTGTAGAAATCAGCGGCAAAAGAATGGCTTCTTTGATGACCAAACCAAATATTATTTCTTTTTTAGATGTGGTTACAAGAATTGGCGATGTCGAGCTTGATTTGGAAGAGGTTGTTGTTAAAAGCGGATCATATCTTGAAAACAAAAATTTAATTGAAGCTCAAATTCCAAATAAAACAGGTCTGATTGTACTTGCAATTAAAACAATTGAAGATAATAAAATGATTTTCAACCCACCAGTAAACTACACTTTCCAAATTGGAGATGTGTTGATTGTCCTTGGTAGAGAAGATCAAGTGGACAAATTAAAACATTTGGGTGATGAAACAAAATAA
- a CDS encoding alpha/beta fold hydrolase — protein MKILKVLSIIILVFIVTFSINKFMLSIEINKIVGYGEKIEIKGKNINIVEKGSKNNQVVIIDPGYGTTAPGLDFMPLMDELSKTYHVIAIEPFGYGDSDTIGSPRTVENITDELHQVIQKLGYTKYILCSHSISGVYSLYYLDKYQDEVTGFIGMDTSVPNQLEYTGNTFLPILRKWSNKLGLIRIASRIHPEWFMANNQYYSDEAKSQIRYRLFRDFANVDNLDEGRHFADNWNKIKDLHYPRDIKKIFFLKKKEDKDKDWRYIETQNAFEKITAKYI, from the coding sequence ATGAAAATTTTGAAGGTTTTGTCAATAATTATATTAGTTTTTATTGTTACATTTTCGATTAATAAATTCATGCTATCAATAGAAATAAACAAGATAGTTGGTTACGGAGAAAAAATCGAGATAAAAGGGAAAAATATTAATATTGTTGAGAAGGGATCGAAGAATAATCAGGTTGTCATCATAGATCCAGGTTATGGAACTACTGCGCCCGGACTTGATTTTATGCCGCTTATGGATGAGCTTTCCAAAACTTATCATGTTATTGCGATTGAGCCTTTTGGATATGGCGATTCGGACACAATTGGAAGCCCAAGAACAGTAGAAAATATAACAGACGAGCTTCATCAAGTCATTCAAAAACTGGGATACACGAAATATATTTTGTGTTCGCATTCGATTTCTGGAGTTTATTCGTTATATTATTTGGACAAATACCAAGACGAGGTTACAGGATTTATTGGAATGGACACATCGGTTCCGAATCAATTGGAGTACACTGGCAATACTTTTCTTCCGATTTTGAGAAAATGGTCAAACAAACTTGGACTGATTAGAATTGCATCTAGAATTCATCCCGAATGGTTCATGGCGAATAATCAATACTATTCAGATGAAGCAAAATCGCAAATCAGATACAGATTGTTCAGGGATTTTGCAAATGTTGATAATTTGGATGAAGGAAGACATTTCGCTGACAATTGGAACAAAATTAAAGATTTGCACTATCCGAGAGATATCAAAAAGATTTTCTTTCTAAAGAAAAAAGAAGACAAGGACAAGGACTGGAGATACATCGAAACACAAAATGCTTTTGAAAAAATAACGGCAAAATATATTTGA
- a CDS encoding NAD(P)H-dependent oxidoreductase subunit E: MCEEKNEELIFKEKLDETVESFGKGSQEGAKVSIRNCQDFFGCVSISHQKQIAQAFEIDEKYIKTIIKFIPSIKESKVEYEIVCCSGPRCAKNGSMEVLKTVKKELAMDFNETSADGKIRLRTQNCFKKCKDGPNIMINGKLYHHMDAEKTKEVLEKIK, encoded by the coding sequence ATGTGTGAAGAAAAAAATGAAGAACTGATTTTCAAAGAAAAACTCGACGAAACTGTGGAAAGTTTTGGCAAGGGTAGCCAAGAAGGAGCGAAGGTGTCTATCAGAAATTGTCAGGATTTTTTTGGGTGTGTGTCGATTAGTCACCAAAAACAAATCGCACAAGCTTTTGAAATTGACGAAAAATACATCAAGACGATTATAAAATTCATTCCATCTATCAAAGAATCCAAGGTTGAATATGAAATAGTGTGTTGTTCGGGACCGAGATGTGCGAAGAACGGCTCGATGGAAGTGTTGAAGACTGTGAAGAAAGAGCTTGCCATGGATTTTAATGAAACATCTGCTGATGGGAAAATTCGACTTAGAACGCAAAACTGTTTCAAAAAATGTAAAGATGGACCAAATATTATGATTAATGGCAAATTATACCATCACATGGATGCTGAAAAAACAAAAGAAGTTTTGGAGAAAATAAAATAA
- a CDS encoding aromatic acid exporter family protein has protein sequence MRKSIISRTIKTALASLLAIIVSQELSLEFAAAAGIIAILNVFDTRKATIEGGLKRTLSAIIALLIGGFLFEKIGYKTWVFGLYLLLFVPVSFLLKIELGLGPSSVIVTHLLAFGKIDAAIILNEMALVFIGTGFAMLTNFYAPTRQDKLNRLIENIDDDMKFILNLFGESLVKNLDVKLYEDKISELEADIDKAIDIAIIENDNLFENSRDLLFDLRLREREMDLLQEMYDDLRTIPPEYSDGKYISDILIQASQNLTKREDMIKLKERIDFLKNHYHMMKLPDTHEEFAIRSAIFQVFRSLDQFIDVSNQITKRPNNKIRIKTRG, from the coding sequence ATGAGAAAATCTATAATATCTAGAACAATCAAGACTGCTTTGGCTTCACTTTTGGCGATAATTGTCTCGCAGGAACTTTCTCTTGAATTTGCAGCTGCGGCGGGAATTATTGCGATATTAAATGTGTTTGATACGAGAAAAGCTACGATAGAAGGTGGGTTGAAGAGGACTTTGTCCGCAATAATTGCTCTTTTAATCGGAGGATTTTTATTTGAAAAAATAGGATACAAAACTTGGGTTTTCGGATTGTATTTGCTTTTATTTGTGCCTGTGTCTTTTTTATTGAAGATAGAACTGGGACTTGGTCCTTCAAGTGTAATCGTGACTCATTTATTAGCTTTCGGAAAAATTGATGCAGCGATTATTTTGAATGAAATGGCTCTTGTGTTTATAGGAACGGGATTTGCAATGTTGACCAATTTCTACGCTCCTACTAGGCAAGACAAATTAAACAGGTTGATCGAAAACATCGATGACGATATGAAGTTTATATTGAATTTGTTCGGAGAATCTCTTGTTAAAAACTTGGATGTGAAGTTGTACGAGGACAAGATTTCAGAGCTTGAAGCAGACATCGACAAGGCGATAGATATTGCGATTATTGAGAATGACAATTTGTTTGAAAACAGCAGGGATTTGCTTTTCGATTTGCGTTTGAGAGAAAGGGAGATGGATTTGTTGCAAGAAATGTATGATGATTTGAGGACGATTCCGCCGGAATATTCAGACGGCAAATATATTTCTGATATTTTAATTCAAGCATCCCAAAATTTAACTAAACGTGAGGATATGATTAAATTGAAAGAGAGAATAGATTTTCTCAAAAATCATTACCACATGATGAAGCTTCCAGATACCCACGAGGAATTTGCAATTCGTTCGGCGATTTTTCAAGTGTTTCGAAGTCTGGATCAATTTATAGACGTTAGCAATCAAATTACGAAAAGACCAAATAATAAAATTAGGATAAAAACAAGAGGGTGA